Below is a window of Pirellulales bacterium DNA.
CAACTTCGGCGGCGGCGGTGCGGTGAGCCTCGGCTCGCTGGCCGGTGGCGCCGTGTACGGCACGCTGGTGCCGACCGGATCGACGGCCAATGCAGCGATCCAGTTGACCTTGCCGAGTGGTACGTTCTCGGCCAATGCCAGCGCTCTGGCGACGGACGGTCAGGCTTTGTACGCCGTGCCCGAACCGTCGGCTGTAGCCCTATCCCTGATGGGTGGCTTTGGCCTGCTGTTGGCGGCGCTACGACGCCGTCGTGCGGCCTAACACCGCAACGGGTTCGATCGCAAAAACTTGAATGCGGCTCTTCACCGCCGGGCACATTTCTGTGCCCGGCGGTTTTTTTTCGCGCCGTCGTTGAGCTTCCGGACGCTACTTCGTCGTTCGCAAGAGCGACTGATGCTCTTTGAGGACCGAGGCCTGTGCCGCGTCGCCTGCCAGGTTGTGGTATTCGTGCGGATCGGTGTCGTGGTCGTAAAGCTCGACACCTTGCCGTCCTTCATCCCATTCGGTGTAGCGATAACGCTCGCTCCGCACTGTCCGGCCCATTACTCCCTCGGTGCGACGGACCTGCGTATGGGCGGCGTCCTTCCACGGCTGGGTTGGATCGTCCAAAAGTGGACGCAGACTGCGTCCTGCGAGCTGCGGCGGCGCTTTCAAACCGCACAGATCGGCCACAGTTGGGTAAACGTCGATCGATTCCACGAGGCGCGTGCATGGTTGCCCGACGGCTTTCATGCCCGGCGCTCGGATTACTAACGGTACCCGGCACGATTCCTCGAAGAGGGTCATTTTCTGCCACAGCCCGTGCTCGCCGAGGTGATAGCCGTGGTCACTCATAAAGACGACGACTGTTTTGTCCGTCAGCTTGAGACGATCGAGGGCGTCGAGCAATCGGCCGACCTGCGCGTCCATGAAAGTGATCGAGGCGGCATAGGCTTCGATAGCTTGTCGCTGCAAGTCATCACTGAGCTGGTAATTCGCAGGCTTTACCGTCAGCGCGAGCGCCGGAATGTCATTGCGATCATCCGCCGGTCCCCCGGCCAGGGCGATGCGGTCGAGCGGGTAAAGGCCGAAATATGATTTTGGCGCCACGTACGGCGTATGTGGACGATAAAAGCCGACAGCCAGAAAGAACGGTTCGGCGGCATGTTTCTCCAACAGCCCGATGGCCGAGGTGGCTCCGCGTCCGTCGGTTTGCTCGGTGTCTGCGCCGTCGGCGGCTAGCCAAGAAAGCGTGGCTCCGAGGCCCGTACCTGGTCTGATCGAGAAAATCTTGTCTTCGTCGTCTTTATCCCGACCGCGCGGATTGATCACCTCTTGCCAGGACTGCGCATCGTCGAGACCGTCGGTGCCAATCTGGCCGGGCACTCCGTAATGGTAGAGCTTGCCGACGCGTGCGACGTAGTAGCCGTTTTGGCCAAATAGCTCCGGCAGAGTTACTGTGTTCGGCACTACTTCGCGAAAATGCGTTTTGTTATCCAGCACGCCGGTCGTATCGGGACGCAGGCCCGTCAGGAACGAGGCGCGGCTGGGATTGCAGAGCGGATACTGACAATAGGCCTTGTCGAAGCGCATACCATGCGCGGCCAGGCGATCGATGTTGGGGGACTTCACCATCGGGTCGCCGTAGCAGCTCAGGCGGTTGCACAAGTCGTCCGAGGCGATGAAAAGGACATTGAGCTTGGCCGAGCCATCGGGGGCGGCATGGATTCGCGAGCCGCCGAGAGCAGCCAGCAATGCGCACAGGCAGCCGGCCAAGTGACGAAGATGCGTATGAATTTTCACAATAAGAACCTCCTGGGGTTCGTGGATGCGCAAGCGACCGTGTGATTCGGTCCGCGCCGTTTATAGTCGTCGTGCGTCGCTCCGGCTAGCGCCACGGCCCGGGATCGTCCAGCGGCCAAATCGTTGGGAGTATCGGGCTTGGCCGAGGCCTTCCCGCGGTTGACGTTCGGCAGTGGGCTACCTAAGGTGACGAGTCTACGAGCCTATAGAGTCGACTGATGAGGAGAATTCCGTGCCGTTTGATGCCAAGTTGCAGCGGATGATTATGGGGCGATTCGCCACGGGCGTGACCGTCATCACGACCGGGCGCGAGGGAAACTACTCGGGCCTGACGGCCAATGCCGTGGCGTCGCTCTCGTTGAATCCACCGCTGGTGCTGGTGGCGGTCGAGAAGCGGGCCCATTCGCATGAGTATCTGATGCGCGAACGGAATTTCGCCATGAACATCCTGGCGGCGGACCAAGAGCATTTGTCACAGCGTTTCGCCACGCCGGGGCCGAAGGTCTTTACCGACCTAGAATTCAAAACCGGCCAGACTGGCGCACCGATCCTGGCCGGCACGCTGGGGCACGTCGACTGCAAGGTCACCGAGATCCTGCCTGGCGGCGACCACGATATCTTCGTAGGCGAGATCGTCGAAGGAGAGGCCACGGACGGAAAACCGCTGTTGTATTTCTGCGGCAAGTACCGGGCTCTATCGGATGCGTGATCGATCCGCCTAATGTTCGCGGGGGGGGGAATGCATTGCCGCGGACACTGCAATGATTTCTTCTACTCGCTTAGTCGCCGCACGCGAATGTTGCGGAAGTAGACGGTGCTTTCCGAGTCGTGCCCCTGCAGCGCGAAAGTGCCGGCGCCGAGTTTCCGCTCGCTGTACCAGGGAGGGTGACGGGCCACGAAGCCGGCGGGTTCGGTCCAATCGACCACGGTTTGATCGTTCACCTTGATTACGACCCTTTTGCCCCGGACCGTGAGATGGATACGAAACCACTCGTCGTCGCGGGCCGGTGACTCAGTGATATCAGCCACGCCGTACAGGCTGCCTGACTTTTTAAGGTGCGCGGGGTCGTTGTCGATCTGGATTTCGAAGCCCTTCTGCGGCCAGGCATCGGCAAGGAACTCGGTGTGAAAATAGATGCCGCTGTTGGCTTTTGGCTGGCACTTTATGTCGGCCTGAAATTCGAAGTCGGTGAACGACGCATGGCCATCGGGCCCCATGTAAAACAAGTGGCATTTTGGATGAGGGGCTTGGGCCTCGATCGGCGTGCCACGACCTTGGGCGATGATCATGCCGTCGCGGACGGTAAAGGACTCGGGGTTTTCGCTCGGCTTCCAGCCGTCCAACGTGCGGCCATCGAACAGCAATTGCCAGCCGGCCGATTTCTCGGCGGCGGTCAGCGTATTCGGCGCGAGATCCTCCGCCGCGGCCGCCACTCG
It encodes the following:
- a CDS encoding flavin reductase family protein → MPFDAKLQRMIMGRFATGVTVITTGREGNYSGLTANAVASLSLNPPLVLVAVEKRAHSHEYLMRERNFAMNILAADQEHLSQRFATPGPKVFTDLEFKTGQTGAPILAGTLGHVDCKVTEILPGGDHDIFVGEIVEGEATDGKPLLYFCGKYRALSDA
- a CDS encoding PEP-CTERM sorting domain-containing protein (PEP-CTERM proteins occur, often in large numbers, in the proteomes of bacteria that also encode an exosortase, a predicted intramembrane cysteine proteinase. The presence of a PEP-CTERM domain at a protein's C-terminus predicts cleavage within the sorting domain, followed by covalent anchoring to some some component of the (usually Gram-negative) cell surface. Many PEP-CTERM proteins exhibit an unusual sequence composition that includes large numbers of potential glycosylation sites. Expression of one such protein has been shown restore the ability of a bacterium to form floc, a type of biofilm.), which produces NFGGGGAVSLGSLAGGAVYGTLVPTGSTANAAIQLTLPSGTFSANASALATDGQALYAVPEPSAVALSLMGGFGLLLAALRRRRAA
- a CDS encoding sulfatase, with the translated sequence MKIHTHLRHLAGCLCALLAALGGSRIHAAPDGSAKLNVLFIASDDLCNRLSCYGDPMVKSPNIDRLAAHGMRFDKAYCQYPLCNPSRASFLTGLRPDTTGVLDNKTHFREVVPNTVTLPELFGQNGYYVARVGKLYHYGVPGQIGTDGLDDAQSWQEVINPRGRDKDDEDKIFSIRPGTGLGATLSWLAADGADTEQTDGRGATSAIGLLEKHAAEPFFLAVGFYRPHTPYVAPKSYFGLYPLDRIALAGGPADDRNDIPALALTVKPANYQLSDDLQRQAIEAYAASITFMDAQVGRLLDALDRLKLTDKTVVVFMSDHGYHLGEHGLWQKMTLFEESCRVPLVIRAPGMKAVGQPCTRLVESIDVYPTVADLCGLKAPPQLAGRSLRPLLDDPTQPWKDAAHTQVRRTEGVMGRTVRSERYRYTEWDEGRQGVELYDHDTDPHEYHNLAGDAAQASVLKEHQSLLRTTK
- a CDS encoding DUF1080 domain-containing protein, whose protein sequence is MQTKKSFAAFIAVLNILLWMNGRVAAAAEDLAPNTLTAAEKSAGWQLLFDGRTLDGWKPSENPESFTVRDGMIIAQGRGTPIEAQAPHPKCHLFYMGPDGHASFTDFEFQADIKCQPKANSGIYFHTEFLADAWPQKGFEIQIDNDPAHLKKSGSLYGVADITESPARDDEWFRIHLTVRGKRVVIKVNDQTVVDWTEPAGFVARHPPWYSERKLGAGTFALQGHDSESTVYFRNIRVRRLSE